In one Meiothermus sp. CFH 77666 genomic region, the following are encoded:
- a CDS encoding transposase: MTNYPSDLSTKEYELLKPLLPELKPHPRRKWDWRLILNAIFYVLRGGCAWRLMPSDHVPWQ; encoded by the coding sequence ATGACCAACTACCCCAGCGATCTTAGCACAAAGGAATACGAGCTGTTGAAGCCCCTGCTGCCCGAACTGAAGCCTCATCCCAGACGCAAGTGGGATTGGCGCCTGATCTTGAACGCTATTTTCTACGTGCTCAGAGGAGGCTGTGCCTGGCGGTTGATGCCCTCCGACCACGTGCCCTGGCAG
- a CDS encoding replication initiator protein A, whose product MAAKSNPERTEIERFDEANVARLGLISIQERIPPDYTSWSVEINLDGRRARLSCVAVSEHGGVPHGLDNDVSLALISLYQEAGAPEDGTIVTTAYRILSIVGWDTSGHYYQALKESLERLTTATYTASEAWRSGKKWTTVTFRYIERLEYTSEDDKLSLSAPSVLKIRLAREIVESVRARYLKPLDLGFLTTLERPLTRALYRLLDAQRVSPDGGEVNQFRTNIVDWAKACKIVDQTPARVRRTLEGAHQELIERGYLARVDYEGRGQKQEIRYTFGQQVYVSRENLRLLEKIAAHGVARPVGQALLAQYGAERIAERLNRYEAILNSGYKPRNRAGFLVDVIRDEEAKYADPEGFVSKSRRKATNDVRQRLALEAKREEERREQEAAQEWEGLDRQGQAAKALRMLSLILGKSLPTHYYSGLEAAFEAGHLDPRRTVEVAIQASIGHQLPKFVDELVQRLDRL is encoded by the coding sequence ATGGCCGCCAAAAGCAACCCTGAACGTACTGAGATCGAGCGCTTCGACGAGGCTAACGTGGCCCGCCTGGGCCTGATCAGCATTCAGGAGCGCATTCCTCCAGACTACACGAGCTGGAGTGTGGAAATTAACCTTGATGGCCGACGAGCGCGACTTTCCTGCGTGGCTGTGTCCGAGCATGGAGGGGTGCCGCACGGGCTTGACAATGATGTAAGCCTCGCGCTCATAAGCCTGTATCAGGAAGCAGGAGCGCCTGAAGATGGCACCATCGTGACCACGGCCTACCGAATTCTTTCGATTGTCGGTTGGGACACCAGTGGTCATTACTACCAAGCCTTGAAGGAGAGCCTTGAGCGACTCACAACCGCCACTTACACGGCCAGCGAAGCCTGGCGCAGTGGCAAGAAGTGGACCACAGTAACCTTTCGTTACATCGAGCGTCTGGAGTATACCAGCGAGGACGATAAACTGAGTCTTTCGGCCCCCAGCGTCCTCAAGATCCGGCTGGCTCGCGAGATCGTAGAGTCGGTGCGGGCTCGATACCTGAAACCGCTGGATCTGGGTTTTTTGACCACCCTGGAGCGCCCGCTTACACGGGCTCTATACCGCCTGCTTGATGCGCAGAGGGTTTCTCCGGATGGGGGAGAGGTAAACCAGTTTCGCACCAACATTGTGGACTGGGCTAAAGCGTGCAAGATTGTCGATCAAACCCCGGCACGGGTACGAAGAACCCTCGAGGGGGCCCACCAGGAGCTCATTGAGCGGGGTTACCTGGCCCGAGTAGATTACGAGGGCCGGGGGCAGAAGCAGGAAATTCGCTACACCTTCGGTCAGCAGGTGTATGTTTCTCGGGAAAACCTACGGTTGCTGGAAAAAATCGCCGCGCATGGTGTAGCCCGACCGGTGGGGCAGGCCCTGCTGGCGCAGTACGGCGCGGAGCGTATTGCCGAACGGCTGAACCGATACGAGGCCATCCTGAACTCAGGTTACAAACCACGAAACCGAGCGGGCTTCCTGGTAGATGTGATTCGAGATGAGGAAGCCAAGTACGCAGACCCCGAGGGTTTTGTATCCAAAAGCCGACGAAAAGCCACCAACGATGTTCGGCAGCGCCTGGCGCTGGAAGCGAAGAGGGAAGAGGAGCGCCGGGAGCAGGAGGCCGCCCAGGAATGGGAAGGGCTTGATCGTCAGGGGCAGGCCGCCAAGGCTCTGCGAATGCTCTCGTTGATTTTGGGCAAGAGCCTGCCGACCCACTATTACAGTGGGCTCGAGGCGGCCTTTGAGGCTGGCCACCTGGATCCCAGGCGGACGGTCGAGGTAGCGATCCAGGCCAGTATAGGGCATCAATTGCCCAAGTTCGTGGATGAACTGGTTCAGAGATTGGATAGGCTTTGA
- a CDS encoding ParA family protein, which translates to MPQKLMPLTEYAEQQGIPESTLRWQIKQGQQKAVRHGRYWYIPVEVEKLSQATQVLTLFTHAGGAGKTSLARDLGFALASRGFRVLLIDADPQANLTAWLGQDPTTVKDEETLLLVLSQNVLPAPRKDLVGGLELIPASMNLAIAESVIPSKKLGLMLLRAAWQDAEWFQDYDYVLIDSPPSLGSIAGMAALASHGLVVPVETSAKGLQALRGVVEVSRDYVQTLASLRFHSPRSPFIRLLVPTKYDPRTNQDRMAQKILEEASQIAPITPPLYYRPGPYKEAIDQALPIQAVGDERIREEMNIVCQTFLDVTHKEVV; encoded by the coding sequence ATGCCGCAAAAGCTAATGCCCTTAACAGAGTATGCAGAACAACAGGGAATTCCCGAGAGCACGTTGCGCTGGCAGATCAAACAGGGTCAGCAGAAGGCCGTGCGCCATGGTCGGTACTGGTACATTCCCGTTGAGGTGGAAAAACTCAGCCAGGCCACGCAGGTGCTTACGCTATTCACCCATGCGGGAGGTGCAGGTAAAACCTCCCTTGCAAGGGATCTTGGATTTGCATTGGCCTCTCGAGGATTCCGGGTCTTGCTGATTGATGCCGACCCGCAGGCAAACCTTACCGCGTGGCTGGGTCAGGATCCAACCACGGTAAAGGATGAAGAAACACTTCTTCTGGTTTTGAGCCAGAATGTTTTACCCGCGCCACGCAAAGATCTGGTAGGAGGTCTCGAGCTCATTCCGGCTAGCATGAATTTGGCTATTGCGGAGTCGGTGATCCCCAGCAAAAAGCTTGGTCTGATGTTGCTCCGCGCTGCATGGCAAGATGCCGAGTGGTTTCAGGATTACGATTATGTCTTGATTGACTCCCCTCCATCGCTAGGCTCAATTGCGGGGATGGCAGCGCTGGCCAGTCACGGTCTGGTGGTGCCGGTGGAAACCAGCGCTAAAGGCCTTCAGGCTTTGCGGGGCGTGGTGGAAGTTAGTCGAGACTATGTGCAGACCCTGGCTTCTCTGCGTTTTCACAGCCCGCGAAGCCCGTTTATTCGCCTGCTGGTGCCTACCAAGTACGACCCGCGCACCAACCAGGATCGCATGGCCCAGAAGATTCTCGAGGAGGCAAGCCAGATTGCCCCGATTACCCCGCCACTTTACTACCGGCCGGGACCTTACAAGGAAGCCATCGACCAGGCCCTGCCCATCCAGGCAGTGGGCGATGAGCGCATTCGTGAGGAGATGAATATTGTGTGCCAGACCTTCCTGGATGTGACCCATAAGGAGGTGGTCTAG